The DNA region TGCGGAGGTCCGAGATGTTCGAAATACCGTACGGTGTGCGGAAGTTCGACCAAAACATAGATTTGGGGTGGGTGCACGTCAACGCTTCCGGCGCGTTCGGCTCCGGTTAATTTCACGCGAGGGTGCCTGTCGCGGCTGTAGCCCCCCGAGTCGTGTGCGGCTGGTGGAAATCCAGTGGTGACGATCCGTTGACTTCCGTGTGGTGCGGGCCTAGCTTCGGCGTCCCATCGGTTCGACAACCCGTGCAATGTTCGATATGTCGACCGTTCGTGTGTGCTGGGTTGCCGCGCCCCCGGAAGGAACCCCCCATGCCTCTTCACCGGTTCGCCCCCCGTGCAAGACGTCTGTGCAGAGCTGTCGTTGTCCGTGCCGCCGTTCTCGCCCTGGCCGCCGGTGCCCTGGTCGGTCTCCAGGAGCAGGGAGCCGTCGACCTCGATCGGGCGCAGCCGGTCGCGGTGACGTCGAATCAGATTCCGGTGCCGACGGCGCCGATGGGCTGGGCCTCCTGGAACACCTTCGCCGCCAGGATCGACTACAACGTCATCAAGACGCAGGTCGACGCGTTCGTCGCGGCAGGCCTGCCGGCGGCCGGCTACAAGTACATCAACCTCGACGAGGGCTGGTGGCAGGGCACCCGCGACAGCGCGGGCAACATCACGATCGACGAGTCCGAGTGGCCCGGCGGCATGACCGCCATCGCCGACTACATCCACAGCAAGGGCCTCAAGGCCGGCATCTACACCGACGCGGGCAGGGACGGCTGCGGCTACTACTTCCCGACCGGCCGTCCCGCCGCCCCGGGCAGTGGCAGCGAGGGCCACTACGAGCAGGACATGCTCCAGTTCTCGAAGTGGGGCTTCGACTACGTCAAGGTCGACTGGTGCGGCGGCGACGTCGAGGGCCTCGACGCCAGGACCACGTACCAGGCCATCAGCGACGCTGCCGCGAAGGCGACGGCCGCCACCGGACGCCCGCTGACCCTGTCGGTCTGCAACTGGGGCAAGCAGAACCCGTGGAACTGGGGCGCCGGCATGGCCGCCCTGTGGCGGACCAACACGGACATCATCTTCCACGGCAACTCGCCGTCGTGGGACAGCATGCTGACCAACTTCGACACCAACGTGCACCCCGCTGCCCAGCACACCGGGTACTACAACGACCCCGACATGCTGATGGTCGGCATGGACGGCTTCACCGCCGCCCAGAACCGCAGCCACATGAACCTCTGGGCCGTCTCCGGGGCGCCGCTCCTCGCCGGCAACAACCTGGCGACGATGAGCACCGAATCGGCGAACATCCTGAAGAACCCCGAGGTCATCGCGGTCGACCAGGACCCGCGCGGCCTCCAGGGCGTCAAGGTCGCCGAGGACACCTCAGGGCTGCAGGTGTACGGCAAGGTCCTGTCCGGCACCGGCAAGCGGGCCGTCGTCCTGCTCAACCGCACCTCCAGCGCGCAGAACATGACCGTCCGCTGGTCGGACCTGGGCCTGACCAACGTGTCCGCGACGGTCCGCAATCTCTGGACGCGCGCGAACGTGGGCAGTTTCGGCACGAGTTACACGGTCAACGTCCCCGCCAAGGACTCGGTGATGCTCACGGTCACCGGTGCCACGGAGGCGGCGAGCACCACGTACGAGGCCGAGGCCTCCGGCAACACCAAGGGCGGCTCCGCGGCCGACGCCACCTGCGTCAACTGCTCCGGCGGCACCAAGGTGGGCGGCGTCGGCAACGGCGCGGCCAACACCCTGCGGTTCAACGCCGTTTCGGCGGCCGACACGGGCACCAAGGTCGTCGACATCGCCTACACCAACGGCGACAGCGCGGCCCGTACGGCGGTCCTCCAGGTCAACGGGCAGACGGCCACCAAGGTCTCCTTTCCGCCGACCGGCTCCTGGACCACGCCCGGCACCGTCTCGGTCGAGGCGTCCCTGGCCAAGGGCTCGGCGAACACCCTGACGTTCTCCAACGCCTCCGCCTGGACGCCCGATCTGGACGCGATCGAGGTACGGCCGCTGCCCGGCACCAACGGCACGCAGTTCACGGGGCAGCAGTCCAGTCGCTGCCTCGACGTCGACAGCAACACCATCACCAACGGCACCCAGGCGCAGCTGTGGGACTGCGCGGGCGGCGTCAACCAGTCCTGGACGTACACCGCGCGCAAGGAACTCGTGGTCTACGGCAACAAGTGCCTCGACGCCTACCAGGCGGGGACCACCAACGGCACGAAGGTCGTCATCTGGGACTGCAACGGCGGCAACAACCAGAAGTGGAACGTGAACGCCGACGGGACGGTGACCAATGTGAATGCCGGGCTGTGCCTCGATGCGTACAACGCGGCCACTGCCAACGGTACGAAGGTTGTCCTTTGGGCGTGTGGTGGGGGCGCGAATCAGAAGTGGACGCGCCAGTAGTGCGGTAGCGCCCCGCTGGAAGGGTGGTTATTCGTCCGCGGCCCGGTGGGGGCCGGTCGCGCAGTTCCCCGCGCCCCTTGAGGGGCGGGTCTGTGGGGCCGTGTCCTTACCGGGTTACGTTTGTCGTCAGTAGGCGTAGCAACTGCTTGGCCGTGGCGTCCTGTTCGGGGGTCAGGCCCATGGCGTCGCCGATGGCGAGGGGGACGGTGCCCGCCCGTTCCCTGAGCCGGGCTCCGGCGTCGGTGAGGCGGAGGGCGACGGAACGCTCGTCCTCCGCCCGGCGCTCGCGCCGCAGCAGGCCGTTCGCCTCCAGGCGCTTGAGGAGCGGGGAGAGGGTACTGGACTCCAGCTGGAGCGCGTTGCCCAGGTCCCGTACGGAGATCTGGTCCTGCTCCCACAGCACGAGCATGACCAGGTACTGCGGATAAGTCAGTCCGAGTTCGTCCAGCAGGGGCCGGTAGCGGGCGGTGACCGCGCGTGAAGCCGCGTAGAGGGCGAAGCAGAGCTGGTCGTCCAGGAGCAGGGAACCCTCTTGGGTCGGTTCGGTCCCGGCTGTGCCCACGGTGTCGCTCCCTGATTCAGTGCCTGCTCCGGTGCGCCGCACGGCGATCTCCACTCTACCGTTCGAGTCTCCTCGATTCTATCGGACCCTAATAAGTTGCGCACGACTGAATTGCGCGCTACTTTCGTGCTGTGCCGCCGCTCCGGCGAAAGACCGTCGACGGAGCCCGCCCACGGCACCGGATCCGAGGAGATCGCCATGACCGACACCACCGGCCCCCGCCCCGTCCTGGAGCCCGCCGCCGCGGCCTTCGCCGAGGCGACCGCGAACCCGCCCTACCTGTTCGACCTCGGCCCGGCAGAGGGTCGCAAGACGGTTGACGAGGTGCAGTCGGGCGACATCACCAAGCCCGACGTCGACGAGGAATGGGTCACGGTCCCCGGCGGTCCCACCGGACAGGTCCGGGCACGTATCGTCCGCCCGGCGGGTGCTTCCGGTGTCCTTCCGGTGATCATCTACATCCACGGCGCCGGCTGGGTCTTCGGCAACGCCCACACCCACGACCGCCTGGTCCGCGAACTCGCCGTCGGCGCGAACGCGGCCGTGGTCTTCCCCGAGTACGACCTCTCGCCCGAAGCCCGCTATCCCGTCGCGATCGAGCAGAACTACACCGTCGCGCAGTGGGTCGTCACCGACGGCGCCGGCCACTATCTGGACGCTTCCCGCATCGCGGTCGCCGGCGACTCCGTCGGCGGCAACATGAGCGCGGCCCTGACCCTGATGGCCAAGGAGCGAGGCGATGTGCCCCTCGTCCAGCAGGTCCTCTTCTACCCGGTCACCGACGCGGCCTTCGACACCGGCTCGTATCACCAGTTCGCCGAGGGCTACTTCCTGCGCCGCGACGCCATGCAGTGGTTCTGGGACCAGTACACGACCGACGAGAAGCAGCGCGCCGAGATCACCGCGTCCCCGCTGCGCGCCACCACCGAGCAGCTCACCGGCCTGCCGCCGGCCCTGGTCATCACCGCCGAGGCCGACGTCCTGCGCGACGAGGGCGAGGCCTACGCCAACAAGCTGCGCGAAGCGGGCGTCCCGGTCACGGCGGCCCGTTACCAGGGCATCATCCACGACTTCGTGATGCTCAACGCCCTCGCCGACACCCACGCGGCCCGCGCCGCCATCAGCCAGGCAGTGACCGTGCTGAGGAGCGCTCTCGCCACCGGCTGACCGGTCAGCCGGCCACCGACCCGGCCTCCCGTCCCCGCACACCGCGTGCGGGGACGGGAGGCCGGGCGGCGTTCGACTCCGAGCGGTCCGGACAGGCGTGCAACGAGCGGGAGACGGGCCGTGTACGGCCGGGTTCTTCGGGTAGGGCCGACCTACATGACAGCTGCCCTGTCCGGAGTTCACTGAGAGAGCGCTTGTGGAGATCCACCGGCCCACGGGCCGCGACCAGGACCCCGGCCATGAGCCGGACACGCTTGCCCACCACGTCGTCGACACTGTGGAAAGTCTGGTGACGCTCTGGTTCACGGCGGTCGAGGACGTCGTCCCGCACCTTTCCGCGCGTCAGCTGTCCGCCCTGCAGACGGTCCGCCGCCGGCCCGAACTCAATCTCACCGCGCTGGCCGAGCACTTGGAGATAGGCCTGCCCACCGCCAGTCGGCTCTGCGGTCGGCTCGTCTCCGCCGGGCTGCTCCAGCGGACCGTCCAGCCCCACAACCGCCGTGAGGTGCGGTTGGTGGTCACCGCCGACGGACGGCGGTTCCTGGCGGACGTCACCGAGCGGCGATCCCTCTGTCTCGCCACCGTCTTCGAGGCGATGACACCCGGCGAACGTGCCTCTCTGCAACGCGGACTGGGTGCCTTCCAGCAGGCCCACGCGCGCACACGTCCGCAGCCGAGAGGCGAGGGGCAAAGCGGGGGCGACGCGGTGACCGGCGGCTGAAACCCGTCAGACGGGCAGCCCGGCGGGGGAGGGCCGTACCGTCTCCGCCGCCCGGTTCGGGAGGTGACACAGCAGCAGACACACGTCGTCGTCCCGCTCGGAGTCGCTCAGCAACGGATGCAGGAGACGGTCGGCCGAGCCGTCCAGGTCCGTGTCGAGGTCCTCGGAACGGAAGGCCCCGAGCGCCGCGGCGAGACGCTCGATACCGGGGTCTATGCCGTGGGCGCGGCGCTCGACCAGCCCGTCGGTGTAGAGAGCCAGCGTCGAACCGGGGGCGAGGCGCACGGTGTGGTCGCCGATCTCCTGGCGCAGCGGGATGCCGAGCATGGCACCGGGCTTGGCGTCGAGCGTGTGCACCTGCCCGTCGGGGGTCCGCAGTACCGGCGGCGGGTGGCCCGCGGCGGCCCAGGTGAGCGTCGGATCGTCGGGGTGGAAGCGCGCGATGACGGCCGTCGCGTACAGGTCGGGCTGTAGGTGGTGGAGGAGGATGTGCAGCCGGGTGAGGAGTTGGCCGGGGGTGCCTCCGTCGACGGCGTACGCGCGCAGTGCCGTCCGCAACTGGCTCATCATGACGGCGGCGTGCAGTCCGTGCCCCGTCACGTCGCCGATGACGGTGATCAGGCTGCCGTCGGGCTGACGGAAGGCGTCGTACCAGTCCCCGCCGATGTTCAGACCGTGGGTGGCCGGCAGATAGCGGGCCGCCAGGCGCAGTTCCGGAGTGGTGGGCAGGTCCGTGAGCAGGGCCCGCTGCAGTGTCTCGGCGATGTCGCGGTTGTGCTCGAAGCGCCGGGCGTTGTCTATGGCAATGCTGGCGCGGCGCGTGAGTTCGATCAGCATGACCGCGTCGTCGGCGTCCCAGCGTTCGCCGGGCGGGGTAAGGATCAGCACCCCCAGCGGTGCCCGCCGCGTCGGCAGCGGAACGCACAGCAGGGGCCGCGTGGGATGCAGTGCCGAGGGCGGCTGGTCGTCGACGCCGGGCAGGCCGCCCGGGTGGTCGGCGGCGTACTGAGGGCGGCCGCTACGGGCCGCGACCACGGCGGCCGCCGGACGCGGACTCTGCCGCAGTTCGTCGTCCTCGCCGTCGAACAGCCACACATCGACACTGCGGGCGTACTCCGGCACCAGGAGACTGGGCAAACGGCGCACGATCTCGTCGTGGTTGAGCGAAGCCGTGAGTACGGCACTGGCGTCGGCCAGGAACGTCAGCCTGCGGCGGGCACTCTCCGCCTCCGTACGCGCCTTCCGCTCGGCGGCGAACAGCTCGCGCTGGGCCCGTCCCGCCGCGTCCAGTTCGGCGTGCAGTGCCAGCACGCCCTGATTGGTCTGGTGCAGCTCCTCCCGGTGGAAGTCCACCAGCCCTTCCTGCTCGCCGAGTCTCTCCAGGACCAGGGCCGTGTCCTCGTCGGCGCCCAACAGTGCCTCGGCCAGGATCGCGGGATCGTCCGCCACGGGGCCGACGTCCGACAGGTCCGCACCCTCCGGGCAGGTGACCGTCATGTGCCACGGTGGCCGGCCGTCGGCGCCGGCTTCGTCGCACGAGGTCACGACAGCTCGCAGGAGACCGTCCCCGGACGGCGCCGCGGTCGCTTCCACAGAGAGCCGCCACGTGCCGCCCTTCGTGAGGCACTGCCGCAGATGCGCGCTGAGCGCGGTGGTCAGCCGGGTCCGCTCCAGACCGGGCACCCCGTACGCGGCCGTCAGACGTGCCGTGTCGATACGGGCC from Streptomyces sp. NBC_00258 includes:
- a CDS encoding RICIN domain-containing protein, producing the protein MPLHRFAPRARRLCRAVVVRAAVLALAAGALVGLQEQGAVDLDRAQPVAVTSNQIPVPTAPMGWASWNTFAARIDYNVIKTQVDAFVAAGLPAAGYKYINLDEGWWQGTRDSAGNITIDESEWPGGMTAIADYIHSKGLKAGIYTDAGRDGCGYYFPTGRPAAPGSGSEGHYEQDMLQFSKWGFDYVKVDWCGGDVEGLDARTTYQAISDAAAKATAATGRPLTLSVCNWGKQNPWNWGAGMAALWRTNTDIIFHGNSPSWDSMLTNFDTNVHPAAQHTGYYNDPDMLMVGMDGFTAAQNRSHMNLWAVSGAPLLAGNNLATMSTESANILKNPEVIAVDQDPRGLQGVKVAEDTSGLQVYGKVLSGTGKRAVVLLNRTSSAQNMTVRWSDLGLTNVSATVRNLWTRANVGSFGTSYTVNVPAKDSVMLTVTGATEAASTTYEAEASGNTKGGSAADATCVNCSGGTKVGGVGNGAANTLRFNAVSAADTGTKVVDIAYTNGDSAARTAVLQVNGQTATKVSFPPTGSWTTPGTVSVEASLAKGSANTLTFSNASAWTPDLDAIEVRPLPGTNGTQFTGQQSSRCLDVDSNTITNGTQAQLWDCAGGVNQSWTYTARKELVVYGNKCLDAYQAGTTNGTKVVIWDCNGGNNQKWNVNADGTVTNVNAGLCLDAYNAATANGTKVVLWACGGGANQKWTRQ
- a CDS encoding MarR family winged helix-turn-helix transcriptional regulator, with amino-acid sequence MGTAGTEPTQEGSLLLDDQLCFALYAASRAVTARYRPLLDELGLTYPQYLVMLVLWEQDQISVRDLGNALQLESSTLSPLLKRLEANGLLRRERRAEDERSVALRLTDAGARLRERAGTVPLAIGDAMGLTPEQDATAKQLLRLLTTNVTR
- a CDS encoding alpha/beta hydrolase, whose protein sequence is MTDTTGPRPVLEPAAAAFAEATANPPYLFDLGPAEGRKTVDEVQSGDITKPDVDEEWVTVPGGPTGQVRARIVRPAGASGVLPVIIYIHGAGWVFGNAHTHDRLVRELAVGANAAVVFPEYDLSPEARYPVAIEQNYTVAQWVVTDGAGHYLDASRIAVAGDSVGGNMSAALTLMAKERGDVPLVQQVLFYPVTDAAFDTGSYHQFAEGYFLRRDAMQWFWDQYTTDEKQRAEITASPLRATTEQLTGLPPALVITAEADVLRDEGEAYANKLREAGVPVTAARYQGIIHDFVMLNALADTHAARAAISQAVTVLRSALATG
- a CDS encoding MarR family winged helix-turn-helix transcriptional regulator produces the protein MEIHRPTGRDQDPGHEPDTLAHHVVDTVESLVTLWFTAVEDVVPHLSARQLSALQTVRRRPELNLTALAEHLEIGLPTASRLCGRLVSAGLLQRTVQPHNRREVRLVVTADGRRFLADVTERRSLCLATVFEAMTPGERASLQRGLGAFQQAHARTRPQPRGEGQSGGDAVTGG
- a CDS encoding PP2C family protein-serine/threonine phosphatase; the protein is MMRTWHITTVTDAARARIDTARLTAAYGVPGLERTRLTTALSAHLRQCLTKGGTWRLSVEATAAPSGDGLLRAVVTSCDEAGADGRPPWHMTVTCPEGADLSDVGPVADDPAILAEALLGADEDTALVLERLGEQEGLVDFHREELHQTNQGVLALHAELDAAGRAQRELFAAERKARTEAESARRRLTFLADASAVLTASLNHDEIVRRLPSLLVPEYARSVDVWLFDGEDDELRQSPRPAAAVVAARSGRPQYAADHPGGLPGVDDQPPSALHPTRPLLCVPLPTRRAPLGVLILTPPGERWDADDAVMLIELTRRASIAIDNARRFEHNRDIAETLQRALLTDLPTTPELRLAARYLPATHGLNIGGDWYDAFRQPDGSLITVIGDVTGHGLHAAVMMSQLRTALRAYAVDGGTPGQLLTRLHILLHHLQPDLYATAVIARFHPDDPTLTWAAAGHPPPVLRTPDGQVHTLDAKPGAMLGIPLRQEIGDHTVRLAPGSTLALYTDGLVERRAHGIDPGIERLAAALGAFRSEDLDTDLDGSADRLLHPLLSDSERDDDVCLLLCHLPNRAAETVRPSPAGLPV